A stretch of Campylobacter volucris DNA encodes these proteins:
- the mobB gene encoding molybdopterin-guanine dinucleotide biosynthesis protein B, whose translation MKRLAMAFSGPSNSGKTTLITKIARYFMDKNFKVCIIKHDPADKACFDIAKKDSFKFFQSGADVMVLSPTRTTLFMHSSSDLDEAIAKLGEFDFLFIEGLKTLDMPRISVFCKEIDEEYFEYSHAIASYKKITHDKLTWLDLNDLESICEFILKNSKKV comes from the coding sequence ATGAAAAGATTAGCTATGGCTTTTAGTGGTCCTTCAAATTCAGGAAAAACTACACTTATTACAAAGATTGCGCGTTATTTTATGGATAAAAATTTTAAAGTGTGTATTATAAAACACGATCCAGCTGATAAAGCTTGTTTTGATATAGCAAAAAAAGATAGTTTTAAATTTTTTCAAAGTGGTGCGGATGTGATGGTGCTAAGCCCTACAAGAACTACTTTATTTATGCATTCATCTAGTGATTTAGATGAAGCTATTGCTAAGCTTGGAGAATTTGATTTTTTATTTATCGAAGGATTAAAAACCTTAGATATGCCTAGAATTAGTGTTTTTTGCAAAGAAATTGATGAAGAGTATTTTGAGTATTCTCATGCTATTGCAAGTTATAAAAAAATTACACATGATAAACTTACTTGGCTTGATTTAAATGATTTAGAAAGTATTTGCGAATTTATATTAAAAAATTCAAAAAAAGTTTAA
- a CDS encoding class 1 fructose-bisphosphatase, with protein MQNIIENIQKAVIKISQELRYLEDFDYTSSQNATGDTQLKLDVKSDEIITKILKDTKEVKSLISEEKQDQLIIDENQKYIIAYDPLDGSSLVDVNFAIGSIFAIYENDLKAKNLKAAIYAIYGVRLELVICIDTPKLYRLNKNNEFVFVKDLILGEKGKLNATGGTQKNWSSVHKEFIKSLFDEGYRLRYSGAMVSDLHQILLKGGGLFSYPATNDAPNGKLRAYFEVFPFAFIFEKAKGLSSDGKNDSLLILEFEKIHSSTPCFLGSKYEMEKLKQAYKGL; from the coding sequence ATGCAAAATATCATCGAAAATATACAAAAAGCAGTGATTAAAATTTCACAGGAATTAAGATACTTAGAAGATTTTGACTATACTTCTTCACAAAATGCCACAGGTGATACACAGCTAAAGCTTGATGTTAAAAGTGATGAGATTATCACCAAAATTTTAAAAGATACAAAAGAAGTAAAAAGTTTAATCAGCGAAGAAAAGCAAGATCAACTAATCATCGATGAAAATCAAAAATACATCATAGCTTATGATCCTTTAGATGGTTCATCTTTAGTAGATGTAAATTTTGCCATAGGTTCTATTTTTGCTATTTATGAAAATGATTTAAAGGCAAAGAATTTAAAAGCAGCAATTTATGCTATTTATGGTGTGAGATTAGAACTTGTAATATGCATCGATACTCCTAAACTTTATAGATTAAACAAAAATAATGAATTTGTTTTTGTAAAAGATTTAATACTTGGCGAAAAAGGAAAACTAAACGCAACAGGTGGAACGCAAAAAAATTGGTCAAGTGTCCATAAAGAATTTATAAAATCATTATTTGATGAAGGATATCGCTTGAGATATTCTGGAGCTATGGTTAGTGATTTACATCAAATTTTATTAAAGGGTGGAGGGTTGTTTTCATATCCTGCGACAAATGATGCTCCAAATGGTAAATTAAGAGCATATTTTGAAGTTTTCCCTTTTGCTTTTATATTTGAAAAAGCTAAAGGTTTATCAAGTGATGGAAAAAATGATTCTTTATTAATATTAGAATTTGAAAAAATTCACTCTAGCACACCTTGCTTTTTAGGTTCAAAATATGAAATGGAAAAATTAAAGCAAGCATATAAAGGTCTTTAA
- the metG gene encoding methionine--tRNA ligase, protein MRYITTPIYYVNDVAHIGHAYTTIIADTFARFYRLKGHETYFLTGTDEHGQKIEQAANLKNFTPKEYADEISAKFKKLWDEFEISYDKFIRTTDESHKLSVQKAFSKMFEKGDIYKGVYEGFYCVSCESYFTQTQLVNECHCPDCGKKTELLKEESYFFKLSKYQDQILKWYKEQEPIIPKNKANELINFVEGGLKDLSITRTSFEWGVKLPKELNDDKHVVYVWLDALMNYISALGWGNDEQNMKFWPAHIHFVGKDILRFHAVYWPAFLMSLELPLPKFIAAHGWWTKDGEKMSKSKGNVISPKEVADMFGLESFRYFLLREVPFGNDGDYSQKALITRINAELSNELGNLLNRIIGMSAKYSQNIIESKNVQEFFNEELKECQGYLQNAINSLENIQPNRYLEELFKALALANLSISKYEPWNLIKNNENTKANALVALCANILAKVSILLFAAMPKTSLKIAKALGFEISTLNYQKIIEQNELLNFKTQICEVLFPKIEPKEETKQEFKQEHQTANLAQIKIDDFKKIKIQVALVKECENIEGSEKLLKFKLELENGETRQVLSGIAKFYKASELIGKQVCVITNLKKAKIFGHESQGMILSAEKNGKLTLISPESFIENGALIG, encoded by the coding sequence ATGCGTTATATTACTACTCCGATATATTATGTTAATGATGTTGCACATATAGGTCATGCTTATACGACTATCATAGCTGATACTTTTGCAAGATTTTATCGTTTAAAAGGACATGAGACTTATTTTTTAACAGGTACTGATGAGCATGGTCAAAAAATAGAACAAGCAGCAAATTTAAAAAATTTTACTCCTAAAGAATATGCAGATGAGATTAGTGCTAAATTTAAAAAACTTTGGGATGAGTTTGAAATTTCTTATGATAAATTTATAAGAACCACAGATGAAAGTCATAAATTAAGTGTGCAAAAAGCTTTTAGTAAAATGTTTGAAAAAGGCGATATCTACAAAGGAGTTTATGAAGGATTTTATTGTGTTTCTTGCGAGAGTTATTTTACACAAACTCAGCTTGTTAATGAGTGTCATTGTCCAGATTGTGGTAAAAAAACAGAGCTTTTAAAAGAAGAGAGTTATTTTTTTAAGCTATCTAAATATCAAGATCAAATTTTAAAATGGTATAAAGAACAAGAACCTATCATCCCAAAAAATAAAGCTAATGAATTGATTAATTTTGTTGAGGGAGGTTTAAAAGATCTTTCTATTACTAGAACTAGTTTTGAATGGGGAGTAAAACTACCAAAAGAATTAAACGATGATAAGCATGTAGTTTATGTTTGGCTTGATGCTTTGATGAATTATATTAGTGCTTTAGGATGGGGTAATGATGAGCAAAATATGAAATTTTGGCCAGCTCATATTCATTTTGTAGGAAAGGATATTTTGCGTTTTCATGCTGTGTATTGGCCAGCTTTTTTAATGAGTTTAGAACTTCCTTTGCCAAAATTTATTGCTGCTCATGGCTGGTGGACTAAAGATGGTGAAAAAATGAGCAAATCAAAAGGTAATGTCATCTCTCCAAAAGAAGTTGCAGATATGTTTGGTTTGGAAAGTTTTAGGTATTTTTTATTAAGAGAAGTTCCTTTTGGCAATGATGGTGATTATTCTCAAAAAGCATTAATCACAAGAATCAATGCAGAATTAAGCAATGAATTAGGAAATTTATTAAATAGAATTATAGGTATGAGTGCAAAATACTCTCAAAATATTATAGAGTCAAAAAATGTGCAAGAATTTTTCAATGAAGAATTAAAAGAATGCCAAGGATATTTGCAAAATGCGATTAATTCTTTAGAAAATATCCAGCCAAATCGTTACTTAGAAGAACTTTTTAAAGCTCTTGCTTTAGCAAATTTAAGCATTAGTAAATATGAACCTTGGAATTTAATCAAAAACAATGAAAACACCAAAGCTAATGCTTTAGTCGCATTATGTGCTAATATTTTAGCAAAAGTGAGTATTTTGCTTTTTGCTGCTATGCCAAAAACTTCTTTAAAAATTGCAAAAGCTTTGGGCTTTGAAATTTCTACTCTAAACTATCAAAAAATCATTGAACAAAATGAATTATTAAATTTTAAAACGCAAATTTGTGAGGTTTTATTTCCTAAAATTGAACCAAAAGAAGAAACTAAACAAGAATTCAAACAAGAGCACCAAACAGCAAATTTAGCTCAAATTAAAATCGATGATTTTAAAAAAATAAAAATTCAAGTTGCCTTAGTAAAAGAATGTGAAAACATAGAAGGTAGTGAAAAACTTTTAAAATTTAAACTTGAACTTGAAAATGGCGAAACAAGACAAGTCCTTTCAGGTATAGCTAAATTTTATAAAGCAAGTGAGCTTATAGGAAAGCAAGTTTGTGTTATCACTAATCTTAAAAAAGCTAAAATTTTTGGACATGAAAGTCAAGGAATGATTTTAAGTGCTGAAAAAAATGGAAAATTAACTTTAATTAGCCCAGAGTCTTTTATAGAAAATGGCGCCTTAATAGGATAG
- a CDS encoding major antigenic peptide PEB2 — protein sequence MKKILFLSLFAAAALNAEILVYGPGGPAPVLKELAKNFEEKTGEKVVVTAGPTSKWMKKAKKDADIIFSGNTSMMDGFIKAMPEQIKIDDVQVLNARGSGMIVRADNPKNIKKFEDLLKDGVNVMVVDGAGQVGLYEDMALKTGKVENLEKLRKNIKVYAKNSKAAVDEWKNNKNIDALIIWTHWIKAVGEKENKFIKADKNAIIYRAAEIVPTAKGLKNEKVAEFIKFTQSKEAQKIWKQEGWIAK from the coding sequence ATGAAAAAAATATTATTTTTAAGTCTTTTTGCGGCTGCAGCTTTAAATGCTGAAATTTTAGTTTATGGTCCAGGCGGTCCTGCTCCAGTTTTAAAAGAATTGGCCAAAAATTTTGAAGAAAAAACTGGAGAAAAAGTTGTAGTTACAGCTGGTCCAACTTCTAAATGGATGAAAAAAGCTAAAAAAGATGCTGATATTATTTTTTCAGGTAATACTTCAATGATGGATGGTTTTATCAAAGCTATGCCTGAGCAAATTAAAATTGATGATGTACAAGTTTTAAATGCTAGAGGTTCAGGGATGATAGTAAGAGCTGATAATCCTAAAAACATCAAAAAATTTGAAGATCTTTTAAAAGATGGTGTTAATGTTATGGTTGTTGATGGAGCAGGGCAAGTTGGTCTTTATGAAGATATGGCTTTAAAAACTGGTAAAGTAGAAAATTTAGAAAAGCTTAGAAAAAACATTAAAGTATATGCTAAAAATTCAAAAGCAGCAGTAGATGAGTGGAAAAATAATAAAAATATAGACGCTTTGATTATTTGGACTCATTGGATTAAAGCAGTAGGTGAAAAAGAAAACAAATTCATCAAAGCAGATAAAAATGCTATTATTTATAGAGCAGCTGAGATAGTTCCAACAGCAAAAGGGTTAAAAAATGAAAAAGTTGCTGAATTTATCAAATTTACACAAAGCAAAGAAGCTCAAAAAATATGGAAACAAGAAGGATGGATAGCTAAGTAA
- a CDS encoding YceI family protein — protein sequence MKKILLSSILAVSLLGVNAIAKDFSIDKAHSSVGFKIKHLQISNISGSFKDYDANIDFNSDTFEFNKLQANVKISSIDTDNQTRDTHLQGDDFFKTKKYPEMTFTMSKYEKISNEKGKMYGTLNIAGVSKDIVLDTEFGGVAKMDNGKEKVGFSLKGEIKRSDFKFASETSTLKLGDEITINIDTQMSEK from the coding sequence ATGAAAAAAATATTATTAAGCTCAATATTAGCTGTTTCTTTATTAGGTGTAAATGCAATAGCTAAAGATTTTAGTATCGACAAGGCTCATTCTAGTGTTGGATTTAAAATCAAACACTTGCAAATTAGCAATATCAGCGGAAGCTTCAAAGACTATGATGCAAATATAGATTTTAATAGCGATACTTTTGAATTCAACAAACTTCAAGCTAATGTAAAAATCTCTTCTATTGACACAGATAATCAAACTAGAGATACTCATTTACAAGGTGATGATTTTTTCAAAACAAAAAAATATCCTGAAATGACTTTTACTATGAGTAAATATGAGAAAATTTCTAATGAAAAAGGTAAAATGTATGGAACTTTAAATATAGCTGGAGTTTCAAAAGATATAGTTTTAGATACTGAATTTGGTGGCGTTGCTAAAATGGATAATGGAAAAGAAAAAGTTGGTTTTTCACTTAAAGGAGAGATCAAAAGAAGTGATTTTAAATTTGCATCTGAGACTTCTACTTTAAAACTTGGTGATGAAATCACTATTAATATTGATACTCAAATGAGCGAAAAATAA
- the queC gene encoding 7-cyano-7-deazaguanine synthase QueC has protein sequence MKKALCIISGGMDSTLCAYLAKKEKYDIIALHFDYNQRTMRKERECFEKICKELDVKNKYILDVSFIADIGNNSLTDFNLTIPKNELHKNELPNTYVPFRNGIFLSIAGAIAEKENCESIFIGVVQEDSSGYPDCSQNFIQDANKFINSGTSKNFKTQIKTPLIKLSKAQIVALAIQENVALKYTWSCYEKEDKACGKCDSCLLRLKGFNEIGIKDEIEYE, from the coding sequence ATGAAAAAAGCTTTATGTATAATAAGCGGTGGGATGGATAGTACTCTTTGTGCGTATCTAGCTAAAAAAGAAAAATATGACATTATTGCCTTGCATTTTGATTACAATCAACGAACTATGCGTAAAGAAAGAGAATGCTTTGAAAAAATTTGTAAAGAATTAGATGTTAAAAATAAATATATATTAGATGTTTCATTTATCGCAGATATTGGAAATAATTCTTTAACCGATTTTAATCTTACTATTCCTAAAAATGAACTTCACAAAAATGAACTTCCAAATACCTATGTGCCTTTTAGAAATGGTATATTTTTATCCATAGCTGGAGCAATTGCTGAAAAAGAAAATTGCGAGAGTATTTTTATAGGAGTTGTGCAAGAAGATAGCAGTGGTTATCCTGATTGTTCTCAAAATTTTATACAAGATGCAAATAAATTTATCAATAGTGGAACAAGTAAAAATTTCAAAACTCAAATCAAAACTCCATTAATCAAGCTAAGTAAAGCACAAATTGTAGCATTAGCTATACAAGAAAATGTCGCACTAAAATACACTTGGTCATGCTATGAAAAAGAAGATAAAGCTTGTGGAAAATGCGATAGTTGCTTATTAAGATTAAAAGGTTTTAATGAAATTGGCATTAAAGATGAAATTGAATATGAATAA
- the ybeY gene encoding rRNA maturation RNase YbeY has product MILCEEEIDISFLEKIASKISNADVELVFVDKITMHKINLKQRGIDKSTDVLSFPLEPNFNNLLGSIVINLDEVKTKALEFNHTQDEEIALLFIHAMLHLLGYDHEVDQGQMREKEKELIGFFKLPPSLIIRTQKGE; this is encoded by the coding sequence ATGATTTTGTGCGAAGAAGAAATTGATATTTCTTTTCTTGAAAAAATTGCTTCAAAGATCAGTAATGCTGATGTAGAGCTTGTATTTGTTGATAAAATAACTATGCATAAAATCAATTTAAAACAAAGAGGTATTGATAAAAGTACAGATGTACTTTCTTTTCCTTTAGAGCCAAATTTTAATAATTTATTAGGTTCTATTGTGATTAATTTGGATGAAGTTAAAACCAAGGCTTTGGAATTTAATCACACTCAAGATGAAGAAATTGCATTATTATTTATACATGCTATGCTTCATTTATTAGGCTATGATCATGAAGTAGATCAAGGTCAAATGAGAGAAAAGGAAAAAGAGTTGATTGGATTTTTCAAACTTCCACCAAGTTTGATAATAAGGACACAAAAAGGAGAGTAG
- a CDS encoding DUF3298 and DUF4163 domain-containing protein has protein sequence MKKVFLGFILCASSIFAYEENVFNVQILQSKQLYISLYESQKSNTSYGFIEDKNSSYSFWGSAKNAKYIIEASNFGSCAIENTSKEDFQALCKINEKNENFVFKKDDIKAKIYQLTLKDKMTSKENKDIEFEFVDSLVFIDTKNQKLQKIIDDFNENLDKKSLKEKLAQANEKWRNEAISSNENLNQSYIFYYDEKIISLGKSIYEYKGGAHGITKIQRKTYDIDSMKLIHLKNELKIENDEFINLIKSKLLKEHDKNEFFNIDEFKMSEIFEVRQNGLIFIWEPYEIAPYSSGVIELFISYEELKPFWRANSKLAYLSL, from the coding sequence ATGAAAAAAGTATTTTTAGGTTTTATTTTATGCGCTAGTAGTATTTTTGCATATGAAGAAAATGTATTTAATGTACAAATACTTCAATCAAAACAATTGTATATATCTTTATATGAATCACAAAAAAGCAATACAAGCTATGGTTTTATTGAAGATAAAAATAGTAGTTATAGTTTTTGGGGTAGTGCGAAAAATGCAAAATATATTATAGAAGCATCTAATTTTGGAAGTTGTGCGATTGAAAACACTTCAAAGGAAGATTTTCAAGCCTTATGCAAAATAAATGAAAAAAACGAAAATTTTGTTTTTAAAAAAGATGATATAAAGGCAAAAATTTATCAACTTACTTTAAAAGATAAAATGACTTCTAAAGAAAATAAAGATATAGAATTTGAATTTGTTGATTCTTTGGTGTTTATTGACACTAAAAATCAAAAATTACAAAAAATCATAGATGATTTTAATGAAAATTTAGACAAAAAATCTCTTAAAGAAAAACTTGCTCAAGCAAATGAAAAATGGCGTAATGAAGCTATAAGTTCTAATGAAAATTTAAATCAAAGTTATATATTTTACTATGATGAAAAAATTATTTCATTGGGTAAAAGTATTTATGAATACAAAGGCGGAGCTCACGGAATAACAAAAATTCAAAGAAAAACTTATGATATTGATAGTATGAAATTAATCCACCTAAAAAATGAATTAAAAATCGAAAATGATGAATTTATTAATTTAATCAAATCAAAGCTTTTAAAAGAGCATGATAAAAATGAGTTTTTTAATATAGATGAATTTAAAATGAGTGAAATTTTTGAAGTTAGACAAAATGGTTTGATATTTATTTGGGAACCTTATGAGATAGCACCTTATTCTAGTGGTGTTATAGAACTTTTTATTTCTTATGAAGAATTAAAACCTTTTTGGAGAGCTAATTCTAAACTAGCCTATTTGAGCTTATAA
- a CDS encoding PepSY-like domain-containing protein, translated as MKKLILIFFLSFNLLNAGIVISPDSLPVDIKKFIQEHFPGATIGLVEQDSHSYEIYLSDGSELEFFLNSKLKEAENHRALNISILPIPVQNTIKNTHPNASVIEVERKISHYKIKLNNEIKLYIDDNGIILRQKYDD; from the coding sequence ATGAAAAAACTAATTTTGATATTTTTTTTAAGCTTTAATCTTTTAAATGCTGGCATAGTAATATCTCCTGATTCTCTTCCTGTGGATATTAAAAAATTTATACAAGAACATTTTCCTGGTGCGACAATAGGATTGGTCGAGCAAGATAGTCATTCTTATGAAATATATTTAAGCGATGGTAGCGAGCTTGAATTTTTTCTAAATAGCAAACTTAAAGAAGCTGAAAATCACAGAGCCTTAAACATTAGTATTTTACCTATACCTGTACAAAATACCATCAAAAATACTCACCCTAATGCTTCTGTTATTGAAGTTGAAAGAAAAATTTCTCATTATAAAATAAAACTCAATAATGAAATAAAATTATATATTGATGATAATGGAATTATTTTAAGACAAAAATACGATGATTGA
- a CDS encoding rhomboid family intramembrane serine protease produces the protein MVVYFLIALNFMIFVYANYLSSFNIDLLLGLNLFFFDSFYWQVLSSMFMHGNWTHLILNMIVLYQFGLLLENYLGWLKFTLLYLVGGVFCSLLSVFYLYLTYNGTLVNLVGASGAIFVLMGFYAFLDKSATKGLIIAGLLMSFVPIFMGVNVAWYSHIFGFICGYIFAKFKIIK, from the coding sequence ATGGTCGTTTATTTTTTAATAGCGCTAAATTTTATGATATTTGTATATGCAAATTATCTTAGTTCTTTTAATATAGATCTTCTTTTAGGTTTGAATTTATTCTTTTTTGATTCTTTTTATTGGCAAGTTTTAAGCTCGATGTTTATGCATGGTAATTGGACACATTTGATATTAAATATGATAGTTTTGTATCAATTTGGACTTTTATTAGAAAATTATTTAGGTTGGTTGAAATTTACACTCTTGTATTTGGTGGGTGGGGTGTTTTGCTCTTTATTGAGTGTTTTTTATTTGTATTTAACCTATAATGGGACTTTGGTAAATTTAGTTGGAGCTAGTGGTGCAATCTTTGTTTTAATGGGTTTTTATGCATTTTTAGATAAAAGTGCTACAAAAGGATTGATTATAGCAGGATTACTTATGAGCTTTGTGCCTATTTTCATGGGTGTTAATGTTGCTTGGTATTCACATATTTTTGGTTTTATATGCGGATATATATTTGCTAAATTTAAGATTATCAAATGA
- a CDS encoding phosphohistidine phosphatase, with the protein MKYIYLIRHAKAQKDPKTEDLQRDLSSSGKEDLKTMCSRLKTLNFQAECIFSSPAKRCIKTAQKLCKTFDIKEKDIFIEQSFYQHNITEILNFISSLQKSRVVFIMHNPILIQLCEYLALIDIDNFPTSSIMCLKFDVCSFKDIKEQSGELVFFDYPKSKND; encoded by the coding sequence ATGAAATATATTTATCTTATAAGACACGCAAAAGCCCAAAAAGATCCCAAAACAGAAGATTTACAAAGAGATTTAAGCTCTAGCGGTAAAGAAGATTTAAAAACCATGTGCTCTAGGCTTAAAACATTGAATTTTCAAGCTGAATGTATCTTTTCATCTCCAGCTAAAAGGTGTATAAAAACCGCACAAAAACTTTGTAAAACTTTTGATATAAAAGAAAAAGATATTTTCATAGAACAAAGCTTTTATCAACACAATATAACTGAAATTTTAAATTTTATAAGCTCACTGCAAAAGAGTAGGGTGGTGTTTATAATGCATAATCCTATACTTATACAATTATGTGAGTATCTTGCTTTGATTGATATAGATAATTTTCCAACTTCATCGATCATGTGTTTGAAATTTGATGTTTGTTCTTTTAAAGATATAAAAGAGCAAAGCGGAGAGCTTGTTTTTTTTGATTATCCAAAGAGTAAAAATGATTAA
- a CDS encoding integrase/recombinase translates to MKYPLDCEESFEKSFLFWLGRYVKFKLNSLSNKELKDPQALALINLSLSKGVKNIQELDAYVKKARNAGLNGVSTYFNPLKKLFEYLMFYKLYSLKQIDEELLVEILASISASLSDASKKNYRIAVINFFAFLDKQNEEENKAHIFDINLKNWSGISGLKGVKLPEYMSEEEVGKFLDAIDEIDFKNNTIRNRLIIKIIIFTGIRVSEAINIKLKDINEENDLYIIRIRAKGNKYRVVMIKKELIEHLLKDVKVNYLSQDGLLFVNRNGKALTQAYVSRIVEQILFKAGIRKQKNGAHMLRHTFATLLYKKQKDLILVQEALGHASLNTSRIYTHFDNEKLKLAAEVAKKLHDKT, encoded by the coding sequence ATGAAATATCCACTAGATTGTGAAGAAAGTTTTGAAAAATCATTTTTATTTTGGCTTGGTAGATATGTCAAATTTAAACTTAATTCTTTGTCTAATAAAGAATTAAAAGACCCTCAAGCTTTAGCTTTGATTAACTTATCTTTAAGCAAAGGCGTTAAAAACATACAAGAGCTTGACGCTTATGTAAAAAAAGCTAGAAATGCAGGACTTAATGGTGTAAGTACTTATTTTAATCCTTTAAAAAAGCTTTTTGAATATTTGATGTTTTATAAACTTTATTCACTAAAACAAATAGATGAAGAACTTTTGGTGGAAATTTTAGCAAGTATTAGCGCTTCATTGTCTGATGCTAGTAAGAAAAACTATCGTATTGCAGTGATTAACTTTTTTGCATTTTTAGATAAACAAAATGAAGAAGAAAATAAAGCTCATATTTTTGATATAAATCTTAAAAATTGGAGTGGTATAAGCGGACTTAAGGGTGTGAAGTTGCCTGAATATATGAGCGAAGAAGAGGTGGGTAAATTTTTAGATGCTATTGATGAGATTGATTTTAAAAATAATACCATTCGTAATCGCTTGATTATAAAAATTATCATTTTTACAGGAATTCGAGTTAGTGAGGCTATTAATATAAAATTAAAAGATATTAATGAAGAAAATGATCTTTATATCATACGCATTAGAGCTAAAGGGAATAAATACCGCGTTGTGATGATAAAAAAAGAGCTTATAGAACACCTTTTAAAAGATGTAAAAGTAAATTATCTTTCACAAGATGGACTTTTATTTGTAAATCGCAATGGCAAAGCTTTAACCCAAGCTTATGTTTCTCGTATAGTAGAGCAAATTTTATTTAAAGCAGGTATTCGCAAGCAAAAAAATGGAGCTCATATGCTAAGACATACTTTTGCCACCCTACTCTATAAAAAACAAAAAGATTTGATTTTAGTTCAAGAAGCATTAGGTCATGCTAGTTTAAATACTTCAAGAATTTATACTCATTTTGATAATGAAAAATTAAAACTAGCCGCAGAAGTGGCTAAAAAACTTCACGATAAAACTTAA
- the murA gene encoding UDP-N-acetylglucosamine 1-carboxyvinyltransferase, producing the protein MTYLEIDGVEKLSGEVIISGAKNAALPLIASSILAKNEVQISNLPNVADICTLLSLLENLGANYTFNNNQALINTTNLNKTIAKYDIVRKMRASILTLGPLLARFGNCEVSLPGGCAIGQRPIDLHLLALEKMGANIEIKQGYVVANGQLKGADVVFDKITVTGSENIIMAAALAHGKTRLLNVAKEPEVVQLCEVLAKAGLDIQGIGNSELEIYGTSGELLEFKPFEIIPDRIEAGTYLCAGAITNSKITLKKVDTTHLSAVLAKLEQMGFSFDIAKDSISINPAKQIKPVEILTSEYPGFPTDMQAQFMALALKADGTSIIDERLFENRFMHVSELLRMGADIRLNGHIATINGTKELFGADVMATDLRASSALILAALAAKGTSKIHRIYHLDRGYEKLEEKFKKLGASIRRLEE; encoded by the coding sequence ATGACTTATTTAGAGATTGATGGGGTAGAAAAATTAAGTGGTGAAGTCATTATAAGTGGTGCTAAAAATGCTGCATTGCCTTTGATAGCTTCGAGTATTTTAGCTAAAAATGAAGTTCAAATTTCAAATTTACCAAATGTAGCAGATATTTGCACCCTACTTTCTTTACTTGAAAATTTAGGCGCAAATTATACTTTTAATAATAATCAAGCATTAATCAATACTACAAATTTAAATAAAACCATAGCAAAATATGACATAGTCCGGAAAATGCGCGCTTCTATACTTACTTTAGGTCCTTTGCTAGCTAGGTTTGGAAATTGTGAAGTATCCTTACCTGGAGGATGTGCTATAGGACAAAGACCTATTGATTTACACCTTTTGGCCTTGGAAAAAATGGGAGCTAATATAGAAATCAAACAAGGCTATGTAGTGGCTAATGGACAGCTTAAAGGTGCTGATGTGGTTTTTGATAAAATCACCGTTACAGGTAGTGAAAATATCATTATGGCAGCAGCCCTAGCTCATGGTAAAACAAGACTTTTAAATGTCGCAAAAGAGCCTGAGGTAGTTCAGCTTTGTGAAGTTTTAGCTAAGGCTGGGCTTGATATACAAGGCATAGGAAATTCAGAACTTGAAATTTATGGAACTAGCGGAGAGCTTTTAGAATTTAAACCTTTTGAGATCATTCCTGATCGTATTGAAGCTGGGACTTATTTGTGTGCAGGGGCTATTACAAATTCAAAGATTACATTAAAAAAAGTCGATACTACTCATCTTAGTGCGGTTTTGGCAAAATTAGAACAAATGGGATTTAGCTTTGATATTGCTAAAGATAGCATTAGTATAAATCCAGCTAAGCAAATTAAGCCTGTTGAAATTTTAACTAGTGAGTATCCAGGTTTTCCAACTGATATGCAAGCACAATTTATGGCACTAGCGCTTAAAGCAGATGGAACAAGCATTATAGATGAGAGATTGTTTGAAAATCGTTTTATGCATGTAAGCGAGCTTTTGAGAATGGGTGCTGATATAAGATTAAATGGGCATATTGCTACTATAAATGGCACGAAAGAGCTTTTTGGAGCTGATGTTATGGCTACTGATTTGCGTGCGTCTTCGGCTTTGATTTTAGCAGCTTTAGCGGCTAAAGGCACAAGTAAAATTCATAGAATTTATCATCTTGATAGGGGTTATGAAAAATTGGAAGAAAAATTTAAAAAATTAGGAGCTAGTATAAGAAGGCTTGAAGAATGA